The genomic segment aggccacgatccaccatccagaccagacgccactccagtcctcagtcaccgtccaccgccgcccaccaggacccatcccaagccaccaccgcggtcctggtccaccgcccgtgcccaatgccaacacgacacagggtccgccaccagcaccacgatcagcccacatgactcagaatccgccacactggatccaacacttCAACCCCCGgggcgcgatccacaaaccgcaatccatggtgcggccacagaggccctggatctgcgggtgataaagcaaagggattcggGGAAGGgagatagggatggagaagaggaaggagaagctggaaagagaagctccgtgtgtcatgtgtcataaaatagaacaagaaacgttctggcgcactgaatagctctaactataagctttatcaaaaaggaaggttttgagcctactcttaaacgaacagatggcgtctgcctcccgaactgaaagtggtagattattccacagccgaggggcttgatggctaaaagctctggctcctactctacttttagagactttagggacgacaagtaggcttgaattctgggagcggagtgctctagcgggtttataaggtacttacagctctttaaggtaaaaaggtgctatattattaagggccttgaaggtgaggaggagaatttcaaattctattttagatttaactggaagccagtttagcgatgctaatactggagaaatgtgctctcttctctttgttctcgtcaggacacgtgctgcggcattttggacaagctgtagagtctttaacgacttcctgctggagcctgataataatgatcTACAATAGTCCAGTTGACGTCAACATTAACGTTATTATTTTGGCTGTAAAATATTTAAGTTATtcatgtttgatattttcttgtaaaaacattcATCTCTATGAAGCAGGTTTAGCTACAAACAACTCTCCATCTGCAATccgatacaaacacacatggtattaatacaaatacaaatcaaacaatgaATCCTAACGAAAATATACACATCCAAGGCATACACCCAACCCTATCCAAAGAATCAAccaaatttatattttaaattctgtatattatatttatattttccactAGTCTTTAAACTCAACTGTAACAGCAGGCTTCATTGCTTGTCACTATACATATTGTTGTTGCATGTGACAAACCGTCAAGTCTTGGAATCCTTCACATTGAgtctatttttctttatttttgggAAATAGGATTGTGTTTGAAAGGTATTAGTGCTAGAGCAAAGTATTAGTATAAGAGGGGCAAGGGTGTGGCATACCGGTTAAACATGGacttctgtgtgttcatgttcagACTAGTCATTTACTTatagacaaaaagaaacaaattaacATTCTTTGGCAATGATAATGATGCAtgatgtggttgtttgtttttttactgggAAATAAAAGATTTTACTTGCCAGTGTTATCATAAGCTGCATTGAAAAGAAGCCCTCCCTTCATTAAATACACAACCTCTGTTAATAATCTATAGCCTATGTTAGTCGATGTGTCTTAAACTGCAGTCATCGGATAAAGGTTCACAATCTAGTCACAAGTCATTGAAGGAAATTTGTTGTCATTTACAAATTTGAGCTACCTTTTTTacgttttcattttcatgccaCAGCACTCTAGCCCTTGTTTTGCATACAGTTAGAGCGCAGGTTCCGAATAGCAACAACACACAGTACAGTCAGGAGACTCCTGCAAAGGCTAATACTATTTTGATTTAACACTTCCATTTATAATTTTTCTGTGTTTACAGGGATTTGTGGTCGAACATTTACACTTTATACAAATTAATACAATGGCTATAAGAATTAATGTAAATTATATCCTCCCTCAGTAAAACAACAACTAAGTTCTTCACACGGAATTCATCATGTTAGTCAATTAATGCAGTTATAATAAAGGGCTAAGGTGTGTTTAAACTGTTGTACAGTTGGTACTGTATTATCCTCCTTATGTTCTTGGAGTGACCTCTAGCAATATTTGCATGATGGGCTTTAGTCCCGGGCCACATTTGTTTTTGCCATGCAGATCAAGAGAAATAAGATGAGAATGCCTGCAGTTCATTCGTCTCTAGTATAACTGACTGTGCAAACATTTGGAAAAGGATAAGCAGTTTACTTTCACAATTTGTCACTCAATTAGCAGGATTTCTCGTCATTAAAGTATTACGTAAGTCAGTTAATTGTTTTGGATATTTTAATTCCCTCATTCAATCTCTTTACAAGCTTTTTCCATTTGAAGTGGCAGGGGCCGAGTGCACGCTGTCGATCCCAGTATGCGCTGGGTGGGTGGCTGGGAACCAAACAGGATTGAAAGTGCCATCATGTATGTGCAATTATGTCAACATCACAGTCAATGATGTCAGTATGTGAATGGCCTTTGTATGTATTTCTAGAAGCTCTGTAGTCCCACAATTGCaacagacagaacagaggagaaagagacagatttaCCTAGCAGTTAAAGCTGTGGCTCCTCTGTGTTTGCTCCTGTTACTCAGACCGATCCCTTTGTGTGGGGCCAGGGCTTGGTCTGGGGCCAAACTTTGCATGTCAAGGACCACTTGAATGTGAAGCTCCCCGGATTCTCACTACCTGACATGCAAAACCAGTGGCGGGCCAGTTAAAATGGCACATGCGCATAGTCAACACAGGTGTACTCCAGTCAAAACACTGACTGCCTCTAACCTCCCACAATACACAGTTCTAGGAGTTCATCACAGAGGACAGAAAAGGACAGATAGAATCTTAATGATGCCGAAGTCTTTCCTTGTTAAAAAGAAACGTGGGACATGTGGAGCATGGCAATGGAAAGAGCCAGAACAGCATGGCTGGGAAGAAGACAGAATAGAAGGTAAGAATTTCAAGAATCTATAGTATATTTTCAGCTGTCCAAGGAGAGCAGTAACATACATGGTGGGTCAACCCTGTTAgtgtgtattatttatttaacctGATATTTACTAAATCTACTAATGAACAGATGCTTTATTCCATTGCAGTGAGTCAAAACATGAATGAGCAGATACCCTGCAATCCTGGCCCCCAACATCCTTCCACTGTGACTCAGTCAGTAGCCACTTTAGGGGTAGCATCAAGAATGATCCTGCCAATGCCTTTGGCAGGATCAGGAGGGCCAGGGGCTGATGCCAGGCTGGACTGGTCCACACTGATGCTTCCGGGCCCTTTCTTCCATCACAGTATACTGCCACCAGTCACACGTGCAAAGGTAAGGTCAGCTGTGAAAACTGCAATGAGTTGGATGATACAGCTCAATATGAGGAAAGTGATTTCATTCTAGACAAAACCAGAATCACAGAGATTTGGCACGGGGATGTATGATAAATGGGAGAGAGATGATGCAATTAACTTTATGAAGGAGGCATATAATCTGTTGCTTTGTTATGTTTTTGCAGCACAGAAGGATTTTTATGCAACTTCACACGGgtgttatagtttttttttgtttttttttaagtaaatcaAGTCATAAATGAATTAACATGGAGGCATTTAGCAATTGTGATGATGCAGTCGGGATAACTTTAATTGATTCAAATAGGAAAAAAGATTAATAATAATGgaaacacaattttatttaatcaaacacTGTTAACAAGTTGACATGTTGAAATGTGAggcaacacattttatttactaaatttgataataaactcagattatatatattaaagaaactttttaatttgagtGACATTTCCTTGTAGAAAGGATTGGGAGTAACATGGCAAGTTCAATGCACTAAAGTTCAAATTATCTTATGCTCACAATAcgcaaaaaaatgtaatttcaaataGCATAACACCAATAAACATGTTGTTGACATACACAGTTAAACATTCAATGCAGTGTTTCATTTCACCCTACCTTCTATCAGAGTAGGCTACACAGCTGATCAGATTTAGAATTTTGGTGGTCAGCTCATTTGTATTTAAGTTCAGAAATACCTGCTGAGTGAAATTAGTATGCCACATCCTCCTGAAGCCAATGTTCTCATCATCATAAAGAGGATTAATAACATCTGTAATTAGTCCTCTCATTTTGCCAGTGCACAATAAAGTAGCTTGGTAGGATGCCTCTGGTTCCGTCTTgtattcattatgtttttatctgtccCTATCAGCCCCATCCTTCCCCAGGCTCAGGCGACTTTGTGTGCTCATTGTGCCACAAGATATTCCCTCTGCAGCGCATGTTAACCCGCCACCAAAAGTGCCACAGCTTGGTGAAGAAACACCCTTGTCGATTCTGTGGCAAAGGATTCAATGATACCTTTGACCTCAAAAGGCATATGCGAACACACACAGGTCGGTAATCagcattatacacacacacacacacacacacacacacacacacacacacacacacacacacacacacacacacattcagaggaTATTATATTGACTTATATTAACATCCTGTTTTCAgcttaaaatgtaatggtttaCGTTATGGGGACCTACTTTTTGTCAGATAAAGATGGCCCCTATAATATGACTGTAAATAGATTAAGACAAACGTGAATTTAGAACtacagtgacattttttttgtgagaTTTGCTACTGATAAGCAAAACCACTCTGAATTGCATCCATACAAATCTGCCAAAGGAAAAAAGGCTTTTGTTATTCACTGCTGCAGGTATTCGTCCCTACAAGTGTGAGCTGTGTGAGAAAGCCTTCACTCAGCGCTGCTCTCTGGAATCCCACATGAGGAAGATTCACAGCGTTCACCAACAGTATGCCTATCGCCAGAGACGCTCCAAGATTTTTGTCTGTGAGGATTGTGGTTACACCTCAAGCCGCCCTGATGAGTATTTCCTTCATGTGAGACAGTGCCACCCTGGTAGTCCCGCCTTACGCAGGTACTACCGCCGCCAGTCTCATGACAACAGCAGCTTTGCATCAACAGACTGTAAACTTAGTACCTATTTGCAGTACTCAACCCCTGCATACTACATGTAGAGTTCATTATGCTTATGATTATACATTTGATTGTACTGAAGCTGAACCACAAGCCATCAGTAAtacctgttttttttgttgtaagtTTTCAAGATGTGTCCATGACTTTAATAAAAGGACAggataaaaatgtattgttaatGCTTTTATTCCATCATTACATTGCTCATATTTTTCaatgttatatgttttttaattaaaaaaattgcaaatatACAGACTtgaaattatacaaaatg from the Platichthys flesus chromosome 15, fPlaFle2.1, whole genome shotgun sequence genome contains:
- the LOC133970043 gene encoding putative transcription factor Ovo-like 1, which gives rise to MAHAHSQHRCTPVKTLTASNLPQYTVLGVHHRGQKRTDRILMMPKSFLVKKKRGTCGAWQWKEPEQHGWEEDRIEVSQNMNEQIPCNPGPQHPSTVTQSVATLGVASRMILPMPLAGSGGPGADARLDWSTLMLPGPFFHHSILPPVTRAKPHPSPGSGDFVCSLCHKIFPLQRMLTRHQKCHSLVKKHPCRFCGKGFNDTFDLKRHMRTHTGIRPYKCELCEKAFTQRCSLESHMRKIHSVHQQYAYRQRRSKIFVCEDCGYTSSRPDEYFLHVRQCHPGSPALRRYYRRQSHDNSSFASTDCKLSTYLQYSTPAYYM